Proteins found in one Serratia plymuthica genomic segment:
- the plsB gene encoding glycerol-3-phosphate 1-O-acyltransferase PlsB, with product MSGWRKIYYKLLNLPLKLLVRSKVIPSDPVTELGLDPTRPILYVLPYNSKADLLTLRTQCLAQDLPDPLNPLEIDGTVLPSHVFIHDGPRVFRYYTPKEESVKLFHDYLDLHRSNPDLDIQMLPVSVMFGRSPGREGHGTPHLRLLNGVQKFFAVLWLGRDSFVRFSNTVSLRRMATEHGTDKIIAQKLARVARMHFSRQRLAAVGPSLPARQDLFNKLLASKAIEKAVEDEARSKKISHEKAQQNAIALMEEIAADFSYETVRLSDRVLSWTWNRLYQGINVTNAERVRQLAQDGHEIVYVPCHRSHMDYLLLSYVLYHQGLVPPHIAAGINLNFWPAGPIFRRLGAFFIRRTFKGNKLYSTVFREYLGELFTRGYSVEYFVEGGRSRTGRLLEPKTGTLSMTIQAMLRGGTRPITLVPIYIGYEHVMEVGTYAKELRGATKEKESLLQMLRGLRKLRNLGQGYVNFGDPLPLTAYLNQHVPQWRESIDPIEAQRPSWLTPTVNDLAAKIMVRINNAAAANAMNLCSTALLASRQRSLTREQLLEQLECYLQLMRNVPYAGDVTVPTQTPDELLDHALNMNKFEVEKDNIGDIIILPREQAVLMTYYRNNIHHLLVLPSLIATIVMHHRRVSRAELLRQIGLIYPMLKAELFLHNDKEQLPEVLRPLIEEMIRQQLICDKGDDLVLNPARIRPLQLLAAGVRETLQRYAITMSILSANPSINRGALEKESRIMAQRLSVLHGINAPEFFDKAVFSTLVATLREEGYINDIGDAVREHTLEVYSMLSDLITPEIKLTIESVSMPAETSVQPETATTEEKDE from the coding sequence ATGTCAGGTTGGCGTAAAATTTATTATAAATTATTGAATTTACCACTCAAATTGTTGGTAAGAAGTAAGGTTATCCCTTCAGATCCGGTCACGGAGTTAGGGTTGGATCCCACACGACCGATTTTGTATGTTTTACCTTATAATTCCAAGGCGGATTTGCTGACGCTGCGCACCCAGTGCCTGGCGCAGGATTTGCCCGATCCCCTCAATCCGCTGGAGATAGACGGCACCGTACTGCCAAGCCACGTGTTTATCCACGACGGCCCGCGCGTATTCCGCTACTACACGCCGAAAGAAGAATCGGTAAAACTGTTTCACGACTATCTGGATCTGCACCGCAGCAATCCGGATCTCGATATTCAGATGCTGCCGGTTTCGGTGATGTTCGGCCGTTCTCCGGGCCGCGAAGGTCACGGCACGCCGCATCTGCGCTTGCTGAACGGCGTTCAGAAATTCTTCGCCGTGCTGTGGCTGGGCCGCGACAGCTTCGTGCGTTTCTCCAACACCGTTTCACTGCGCCGAATGGCGACCGAACACGGCACGGACAAAATTATCGCGCAGAAACTGGCGCGCGTGGCGCGCATGCATTTCTCGCGTCAACGTCTGGCCGCCGTCGGCCCGAGCCTGCCGGCCCGCCAGGATCTGTTCAATAAGCTGCTGGCCTCCAAAGCGATCGAAAAAGCGGTCGAAGACGAAGCGCGCAGCAAGAAAATTTCCCACGAAAAGGCCCAGCAGAACGCCATTGCGCTGATGGAAGAGATCGCCGCCGACTTCTCGTACGAGACGGTGCGTCTTTCCGATCGCGTGCTGAGCTGGACCTGGAACCGGCTGTATCAGGGCATCAACGTCACCAATGCCGAGCGCGTGCGCCAGTTGGCGCAGGACGGCCACGAGATCGTGTATGTGCCGTGCCACCGCAGCCATATGGACTACCTGCTGCTGTCCTACGTGCTGTATCACCAGGGCCTGGTGCCGCCGCACATCGCCGCCGGCATCAACCTCAACTTCTGGCCGGCCGGGCCGATCTTCCGTCGCCTGGGCGCGTTCTTTATTCGCCGCACCTTCAAAGGCAACAAACTGTACTCGACGGTGTTCCGCGAATACCTCGGCGAGCTGTTTACCCGCGGCTACTCGGTGGAATACTTCGTCGAAGGCGGCCGTTCCCGTACCGGGCGCCTGCTGGAACCGAAGACCGGCACCCTGTCGATGACCATTCAGGCCATGCTGCGCGGCGGTACTCGCCCTATCACGCTGGTGCCGATCTACATCGGTTACGAACACGTGATGGAGGTAGGTACCTACGCCAAAGAACTGCGCGGGGCGACCAAGGAAAAAGAGAGCCTGTTGCAGATGCTGCGCGGCCTGCGCAAACTGCGTAATCTCGGCCAGGGTTACGTCAACTTCGGCGATCCGCTGCCGTTGACCGCCTATCTGAACCAGCATGTGCCGCAGTGGCGCGAATCGATTGACCCGATCGAAGCCCAACGTCCAAGCTGGCTGACGCCAACGGTCAACGACCTGGCGGCCAAGATTATGGTGCGCATCAACAACGCGGCCGCCGCCAATGCCATGAACCTGTGTTCCACGGCGCTGCTGGCCTCACGCCAGCGCTCGCTGACCCGCGAGCAGTTGCTTGAGCAGTTGGAGTGTTATCTGCAACTGATGCGCAACGTGCCTTACGCCGGCGACGTCACCGTGCCGACCCAGACGCCGGACGAGCTGCTGGATCACGCGCTGAACATGAACAAGTTCGAGGTGGAGAAGGATAACATCGGCGATATCATCATCCTGCCGCGCGAGCAGGCGGTGCTGATGACCTATTACCGCAACAATATCCACCATCTGCTGGTGCTGCCTTCGCTGATCGCCACCATAGTGATGCATCACCGCCGGGTGTCACGCGCTGAGCTGCTGCGGCAGATCGGCCTGATTTACCCGATGCTGAAGGCCGAACTGTTCCTGCATAACGACAAGGAACAGTTGCCGGAAGTGCTGCGGCCGCTGATCGAGGAAATGATCCGTCAGCAGCTCATCTGCGACAAAGGCGACGATCTGGTGCTTAACCCGGCGCGCATTCGCCCTCTGCAGTTGCTGGCAGCCGGCGTGCGCGAAACGTTGCAGCGCTATGCCATCACCATGTCTATCCTCAGCGCCAACCCGAGCATCAACCGCGGCGCGCTGGAGAAAGAGAGCCGCATCATGGCCCAGCGCCTTTCGGTGCTGCACGGCATCAACGCGCCGGAGTTCTTCGACAAGGCGGTGTTCTCTACCCTGGTGGCGACGCTGCGTGAAGAAGGCTACATCAACGATATCGGCGATGCCGTCCGTGAGCACACCCTGGAGGTGTACAGCATGCTGAGCGATTTGATTACCCCGGAAATCAAGCTGACTATCGAAAGCGTCAGCATGCCGGCGGAAACCAGCGTGCAGCCGGAAACGGCGACAACGGAAGAAAAAGACGAGTAA
- a CDS encoding diacylglycerol kinase — protein MANQATGLTRIIKAAGYSYKGFSAAWQHEAAFRQELVATVLAIILAIWLDVGAIARILLIGSVLLVVIVEMLNSAIEAIVDRVGTEHHELSGRAKDMGSAAVTLTIVLALFVWGSVLWQHFV, from the coding sequence ATGGCAAACCAAGCAACCGGCCTGACCCGTATTATTAAAGCCGCCGGCTACTCATACAAAGGCTTTTCTGCTGCCTGGCAGCACGAAGCCGCCTTCCGCCAGGAACTGGTGGCGACCGTGCTGGCTATCATACTGGCGATCTGGCTGGATGTGGGTGCGATAGCGCGCATTTTACTGATCGGATCGGTACTGTTGGTCGTGATCGTCGAGATGCTGAACAGCGCGATTGAAGCCATTGTCGACAGGGTGGGTACGGAACACCACGAGCTTTCCGGCCGCGCGAAAGATATGGGGTCGGCGGCGGTAACGCTGACGATCGTACTGGCGCTGTTTGTCTGGGGTTCTGTACTGTGGCAGCACTTTGTCTGA
- the lexA gene encoding transcriptional repressor LexA, whose product MKALTTRQQEVYDLIRDHISSTGMPPTRAEIAMRLGFRSPNAAEEHLKALARKGVIEIVSGASRGIRLLMEDEEGLPLIGRVAAGEPLLAQQHIEGHYKVDPSLFKPSADFLLRVNGMSMRDIGILDGDLLAVHKTQDVRNGQVVVARIEDEVTVKRLKKHGNVVELLPENSEFQPIVVDLRQQNFTIEGLAVGVIRNGDWI is encoded by the coding sequence ATGAAAGCATTAACTACCAGACAACAAGAAGTCTATGATCTGATTCGCGATCATATTTCGTCAACTGGCATGCCGCCAACGCGCGCCGAGATCGCCATGCGTCTGGGGTTCCGTTCGCCAAATGCTGCAGAAGAACATCTGAAAGCGCTGGCGCGCAAGGGCGTGATCGAGATCGTCTCCGGCGCTTCACGCGGTATTCGCCTGTTGATGGAAGATGAAGAAGGTTTGCCGCTCATTGGCCGCGTGGCCGCCGGTGAACCGCTGCTGGCGCAGCAGCATATCGAAGGGCACTATAAGGTGGATCCTTCCCTGTTCAAACCGAGCGCGGATTTCCTGCTGCGGGTCAACGGCATGTCGATGCGTGATATCGGCATTCTCGACGGCGATCTGCTGGCGGTGCATAAAACCCAGGACGTGCGTAACGGCCAGGTGGTTGTGGCGCGTATTGAAGACGAAGTGACGGTCAAACGTCTGAAAAAGCACGGCAATGTGGTTGAACTGCTGCCGGAAAACAGCGAATTCCAGCCTATCGTGGTCGATCTGCGTCAGCAGAATTTCACCATTGAAGGCTTGGCGGTCGGCGTGATCCGCAATGGCGACTGGATTTAA
- the dinF gene encoding MATE family efflux transporter DinF, translated as MRLLSAFTSDTDKALWRLALPMIFSNITVPLLGLVDTAVIGHLDSSTYLGGVAIGAMATSFLFMLLLFLRMSTTGLAAQALGAQDPPALARAFMQPLLMAVLAGLAIVLLRHPLIGMALQIVGGDGAVLEQARLFLEIRWLSAPAALANMVILGWLLGVQYVRAPVILLIIGNLLNILLDIWLVVGLGWNVQGAAIATAISEYATLLLGLWLAWRVMRVRGISAPMLRQAWRGNLRRLLALNRDIMLRSLLLQLCFASLTIFGARLGGDVVAVNAVLMNLLTFTAYALDGFAYAVEAHSGHAYGARDDSQLHKVWRAACRQACLVALAFGVVYAFAGQHIVAALTSLPELRTLASHYLPWQVVLPLVGVWCYLLDGMFIGATRGAEMRNSMAVAAVGFGLTLFTVPVLGNHGLWLALAVFLSLRGIALGWFWHRHRLHGTWFTL; from the coding sequence ATGCGCCTGCTTTCTGCCTTCACCAGCGATACTGATAAAGCCCTATGGCGCCTTGCGTTGCCCATGATCTTTTCCAATATTACCGTCCCGCTGCTGGGGTTGGTGGATACGGCGGTGATTGGCCACCTGGACAGTTCTACCTATCTGGGCGGCGTTGCGATTGGCGCCATGGCTACCAGCTTCCTGTTTATGCTGCTGCTGTTCCTGCGCATGAGCACTACCGGGCTGGCGGCGCAGGCGCTCGGTGCGCAGGATCCGCCGGCACTGGCGCGCGCTTTTATGCAGCCGCTGCTGATGGCGGTATTGGCCGGGCTGGCGATTGTGCTGCTGCGGCATCCGTTGATCGGCATGGCGTTGCAGATCGTGGGCGGCGATGGCGCGGTGCTGGAGCAGGCGCGGCTTTTCCTCGAGATCCGCTGGTTAAGCGCGCCGGCAGCGCTGGCCAATATGGTGATTCTGGGCTGGCTGCTTGGGGTGCAATACGTGCGTGCGCCGGTGATCTTGCTGATTATCGGCAATCTGCTGAATATCTTACTGGATATCTGGCTGGTGGTGGGGTTGGGCTGGAACGTGCAGGGGGCGGCGATAGCCACCGCCATCTCTGAATATGCCACGTTGTTGCTGGGGCTATGGCTTGCCTGGCGGGTGATGCGCGTACGCGGTATTTCAGCGCCGATGCTGCGCCAGGCCTGGCGCGGTAATCTGCGGCGCCTGTTGGCGCTGAATCGCGACATTATGTTGCGTTCATTGTTGCTGCAATTGTGTTTTGCTTCGCTGACCATCTTCGGCGCCCGGCTCGGCGGCGACGTGGTGGCGGTAAACGCAGTGCTGATGAATTTACTGACTTTCACTGCCTACGCGCTCGACGGTTTTGCCTACGCGGTAGAGGCGCATTCCGGTCATGCCTATGGCGCCCGCGACGACAGCCAACTGCACAAGGTGTGGCGCGCGGCATGTCGCCAGGCTTGTCTGGTGGCGTTGGCTTTTGGGGTGGTGTATGCCTTTGCCGGGCAGCATATCGTGGCAGCGCTAACCTCTTTACCGGAACTGCGTACGCTGGCGAGCCATTATCTGCCGTGGCAGGTGGTGCTGCCGTTGGTGGGAGTGTGGTGCTATCTGCTGGATGGCATGTTTATTGGCGCTACCCGCGGCGCAGAAATGCGCAACAGCATGGCGGTGGCGGCCGTCGGTTTCGGCCTGACGTTGTTTACCGTCCCTGTATTAGGCAACCACGGATTATGGCTGGCGCTGGCGGTGTTTCTGTCGCTGCGGGGCATTGCGCTGGGCTGGTTCTGGCACCGTCACCGGCTGCACGGCACCTGGTTTACGCTGTGA
- a CDS encoding CsbD family protein — translation MNKDQADGNWKQFKGKVKEQWGKLTDDDLTVIEGKREQLVGKIQERYGYQKEAAEKEVKSWEDHNKYRW, via the coding sequence ATGAACAAAGATCAAGCCGACGGTAACTGGAAACAGTTTAAAGGAAAAGTGAAGGAACAATGGGGCAAGCTGACCGATGACGATTTGACGGTCATTGAAGGGAAACGCGAACAGCTTGTCGGTAAAATCCAGGAACGTTATGGCTACCAGAAAGAGGCGGCCGAGAAAGAAGTTAAATCCTGGGAAGACCACAACAAGTATCGCTGGTAG
- the zur gene encoding zinc uptake transcriptional repressor Zur — protein sequence MNSSTQEKLLAQAEQLCQQRNVRLTPQRLEVLRLMAQQPGAISAYDLLDLLRVAEPQAKPPTVYRALDFLLEQGFIHRVESANSYVLCHHFEQPMHTSALFICDRCAQVTERTTEGVEETLQKLAKESGFVLRHSVVEAHGLCSDCVEVEACDSKHDCGEHDHSIAIKKK from the coding sequence ATGAACTCAAGCACCCAGGAAAAACTGCTGGCGCAGGCTGAACAACTCTGCCAGCAGCGCAATGTGCGGCTGACGCCGCAGCGGCTGGAAGTGTTACGCCTGATGGCACAACAACCCGGTGCCATCAGCGCTTATGACCTGCTGGATCTGCTGCGCGTGGCTGAACCGCAGGCTAAACCGCCAACGGTCTACCGCGCGCTGGATTTTCTTTTGGAACAAGGATTCATTCATCGGGTGGAGTCGGCCAACAGCTATGTGTTGTGCCATCACTTCGAACAACCGATGCATACTTCCGCGCTGTTTATCTGCGATCGCTGTGCTCAGGTAACGGAACGCACCACCGAAGGGGTCGAGGAAACGCTGCAAAAGCTGGCGAAAGAGTCGGGTTTTGTGCTGCGCCACAGCGTGGTGGAAGCGCATGGCCTGTGTTCAGACTGTGTTGAGGTAGAGGCCTGCGACAGCAAGCATGATTGCGGCGAGCACGATCACAGTATCGCCATCAAGAAGAAATAA
- a CDS encoding anti-sigma factor family protein encodes MSSYYTADELLVAYLDNQLDPQQRRSLEQRLVDEPALADRLSLLERSNLPFKQAFAPLLDEAPAQRLQARWPLAAPAPQRGVSRRALIAAAVGFLALGVAGDRAWLQANQPEDNWRGLVAQYMALYTPETLAGFDSSPALLASQLQHTGERLNIALPAPKLALNGAELKNARVLAYDDRRIAQLTWLDAQFGPLALCIIQQPGKPEAAQSERRQGMNVVYWADGSHSFMLIGHNPAAEMTMLAGRLQRSLSV; translated from the coding sequence ATGAGCTCATACTATACTGCGGATGAACTGCTGGTCGCCTATCTGGATAATCAACTGGATCCCCAGCAACGTCGCAGCCTGGAACAGCGCCTGGTCGACGAACCGGCATTGGCCGACCGTTTGTCGCTGCTGGAGCGCAGCAATCTGCCGTTCAAACAGGCGTTTGCCCCTTTACTGGATGAGGCCCCGGCGCAACGGCTCCAGGCCAGATGGCCACTTGCCGCTCCTGCCCCGCAACGCGGCGTCAGCCGCCGTGCCCTGATTGCCGCTGCCGTCGGTTTTCTGGCGCTGGGTGTCGCGGGCGATCGCGCCTGGCTGCAGGCGAATCAGCCAGAAGACAACTGGCGCGGCCTGGTGGCCCAGTACATGGCGCTCTATACCCCGGAAACGCTGGCGGGCTTCGACAGTTCCCCAGCGCTACTCGCCAGCCAGTTGCAGCATACCGGTGAACGGCTGAACATTGCCCTCCCCGCTCCCAAACTGGCATTGAACGGCGCAGAGCTGAAAAATGCCCGCGTGCTGGCTTACGACGATCGTCGCATTGCTCAGTTGACCTGGCTGGACGCACAATTTGGCCCACTGGCGCTGTGCATCATTCAGCAACCGGGCAAGCCGGAGGCCGCACAAAGCGAACGGCGCCAGGGGATGAATGTGGTGTATTGGGCCGATGGCAGCCACAGCTTTATGCTGATTGGCCATAATCCGGCGGCGGAAATGACCATGCTGGCGGGGCGCCTGCAACGCTCACTTTCCGTCTGA
- a CDS encoding RNA polymerase sigma factor — translation MGQYLSRLWRYGLVLSHRRDIADDLVQATCVRALERAAQFTLGSRMDRWLFSILHSIWLNEVRARHIRQGQGFVDPDDLAGEENGEDTIWANEVMQRVNRLPEAQRNTLFLVYVEELSYREAAEVLGVPIGTIMSRLAAARLRLANDSVLQPHIPQSKGERS, via the coding sequence ATCGGCCAGTATCTTTCCCGCCTGTGGCGCTATGGTTTAGTGCTCTCCCACCGGCGGGATATCGCCGACGATTTGGTTCAAGCCACCTGTGTGCGGGCGCTGGAGCGCGCCGCACAGTTTACTCTGGGCTCGCGCATGGATCGCTGGCTGTTTTCGATTCTGCATTCCATTTGGCTGAACGAAGTCCGTGCCCGGCATATCCGTCAGGGGCAGGGTTTTGTCGACCCCGACGATCTGGCCGGCGAGGAAAACGGCGAAGATACGATATGGGCCAATGAGGTGATGCAGCGGGTCAATCGCTTGCCGGAGGCGCAGCGCAATACGCTATTTCTGGTGTATGTGGAGGAGCTTTCTTATCGGGAAGCGGCCGAGGTGCTCGGCGTCCCCATCGGCACCATCATGAGCCGCCTGGCAGCGGCACGTCTACGGCTTGCGAACGACAGCGTGCTGCAACCCCATATCCCGCAGTCAAAAGGAGAACGATCATGA
- a CDS encoding tetratricopeptide repeat protein — protein sequence MNSFVKRLLLPVIAGSLLFSGAAMAMGGDGSGQTTPTCPKGQIYDTKTKTCMVDKSSMIGDNDRANYAYALAKSGRYQDALDVLNTLKNPNTAVALNYRGYATRKLGRTDEGISYYLKSVALDPNYPKVREYLGEAYMVKGRPDLAKEQLTVIQSLCGTGCEEYRDLAAAIDHHPES from the coding sequence ATGAACAGTTTCGTTAAACGCCTGTTGCTGCCCGTGATTGCCGGCTCTCTGCTGTTTTCCGGCGCGGCCATGGCAATGGGGGGAGACGGCAGCGGCCAAACCACGCCGACCTGCCCGAAAGGCCAGATATACGACACGAAAACCAAGACCTGCATGGTGGATAAAAGCAGCATGATCGGCGACAACGATCGGGCGAACTATGCCTATGCGCTGGCAAAAAGCGGCCGCTATCAGGATGCTCTCGACGTGCTGAACACCCTGAAAAACCCCAACACCGCCGTCGCGTTGAACTACCGGGGTTACGCCACCCGCAAGCTCGGGCGCACGGATGAAGGGATAAGCTACTATTTAAAATCAGTGGCGCTCGACCCCAACTACCCGAAAGTCCGCGAATATCTGGGCGAGGCCTATATGGTGAAAGGCCGTCCGGACCTGGCGAAAGAACAACTCACGGTGATCCAGTCACTGTGCGGCACCGGTTGCGAAGAGTACCGCGACCTGGCGGCGGCCATAGATCACCATCCCGAATCATAA
- the dusA gene encoding tRNA dihydrouridine(20/20a) synthase DusA: MTTDNHASKYAANRFSIAPMLDWTDRHCRYFHRLLTKETLLYTEMVTTGAIIHGKGDYLAYSEEEHPVALQLGGSDPAALAHCAKLAEQRGYDEINLNVGCPSDRVQNGMFGACLMGQATLVADCIKAMRDVVSIPVTVKTRIGIDDQDSYEFLCDFIATVAGRGECDMFTIHARKAWLSGLSPKENREVPPLDYPRVYQLKRDFPQLTLAINGGVKTLEEAKQHLEHLDGVMMGREAYQNPGILARVDSELFGRQSEVMDSVAIIESLYPYIERELSNGTYLGHITRHILGLFQGVPGARQWRRHLSENAHKPGADARVVEAALDLVRLPRTEVA, translated from the coding sequence ATGACGACAGACAACCACGCCTCAAAATATGCCGCCAATCGTTTCTCCATCGCGCCGATGCTCGACTGGACCGACCGTCATTGCCGTTACTTCCATCGCCTGCTGACCAAAGAAACGCTGCTTTACACCGAAATGGTGACCACAGGCGCGATTATTCACGGCAAGGGCGACTATCTGGCCTACAGCGAAGAAGAACATCCGGTGGCGTTGCAACTGGGCGGCAGCGATCCGGCTGCGCTGGCGCACTGTGCCAAACTGGCCGAGCAGCGCGGCTACGACGAGATTAACCTCAACGTCGGTTGCCCGTCCGATCGCGTGCAGAACGGTATGTTCGGCGCCTGTCTGATGGGGCAGGCGACGCTGGTCGCCGACTGCATCAAGGCGATGCGCGACGTGGTGTCGATCCCGGTGACGGTCAAGACCCGCATCGGCATCGACGACCAGGACAGCTACGAATTTCTGTGCGATTTTATCGCCACCGTCGCCGGGCGCGGCGAGTGCGACATGTTTACTATCCATGCGCGCAAGGCCTGGTTGTCCGGCCTCAGCCCGAAAGAAAACCGTGAGGTGCCGCCGCTGGACTATCCGCGTGTGTACCAACTGAAACGGGATTTTCCGCAGCTGACTCTCGCCATTAACGGCGGTGTGAAAACGCTGGAAGAAGCCAAGCAGCATCTGGAGCATCTGGATGGCGTAATGATGGGGCGCGAGGCTTATCAGAATCCGGGCATTTTGGCGCGGGTCGACAGCGAGCTGTTTGGCCGCCAGAGCGAGGTCATGGACAGCGTGGCGATTATCGAGTCGCTGTATCCGTATATTGAACGCGAGCTGTCGAACGGCACCTATTTGGGGCATATCACCCGCCATATCCTCGGCCTGTTCCAGGGCGTGCCGGGTGCGCGCCAGTGGCGTCGCCATTTGAGCGAGAACGCCCACAAACCGGGTGCCGATGCGCGCGTGGTGGAAGCTGCGCTGGATCTGGTTCGTCTGCCGCGTACCGAAGTGGCGTAA
- the pspG gene encoding envelope stress response protein PspG, with translation MLELFFLVGFVVMLMVTGISLLGVFAALLVAAAFMLLGGLFAMVIKLLPWLILAVVGVWIYRSMQKPQIRRY, from the coding sequence ATGTTAGAACTCTTCTTTCTCGTTGGCTTTGTAGTGATGCTGATGGTGACCGGAATTTCGCTGCTGGGCGTGTTCGCCGCGTTACTGGTCGCGGCGGCATTTATGCTGCTGGGCGGCCTGTTTGCGATGGTGATAAAGCTGCTGCCCTGGTTGATTTTGGCCGTGGTGGGCGTCTGGATATACCGTTCGATGCAGAAGCCGCAAATACGCCGTTACTGA
- a CDS encoding quinone oxidoreductase: protein MAKRIQFSATGGPEVLQYVDFTPTDPASGEVQVENKAIGINYIDTYIRSGLYPPASLPSGLGTEAAGVVIKVGAGVSAVKPGDRVVYAQSSLGAYSDIHNVSVDKVAILPHNLSFEQGAASFLKGLTVHYLLRQTHEVQPGEVFLFHAAAGGVGLIACQWAKALGAKLIGSVGSDEKAELAKRAGAWATINYHKEDIAQRVAELTQGEKVGVVYDSVGQSTWQASLNSLKRRGLMVSFGNASGPVTGVDLALLNQKGSLYVTRPSLNGYVTNRDELQFASNELFSLIGSGAIKVDVKEEQKFALADAQRAHEVLESRNTSGSSLLIP from the coding sequence ATGGCAAAGCGCATTCAGTTCTCCGCCACCGGCGGCCCGGAAGTGTTGCAATACGTTGATTTTACACCTACAGATCCAGCCTCCGGTGAGGTCCAGGTTGAGAATAAGGCGATCGGCATCAACTACATCGATACCTATATTCGCAGCGGTCTCTACCCGCCCGCCAGTCTGCCAAGCGGGCTGGGCACCGAAGCGGCCGGCGTGGTGATCAAGGTGGGCGCCGGCGTCAGCGCGGTCAAACCTGGCGACCGCGTGGTTTACGCTCAGTCGTCACTCGGCGCCTACAGCGACATTCACAATGTTTCGGTGGATAAAGTGGCAATACTGCCGCATAACCTGAGCTTTGAGCAGGGCGCCGCCTCGTTCCTGAAAGGGCTGACGGTACATTATCTGCTGCGCCAAACCCACGAAGTGCAGCCGGGCGAAGTGTTTCTGTTCCATGCCGCCGCAGGCGGCGTCGGGTTGATTGCCTGCCAGTGGGCCAAGGCGCTCGGCGCGAAGCTGATCGGCAGCGTCGGCTCCGACGAAAAAGCCGAACTGGCTAAACGCGCCGGTGCCTGGGCGACCATCAATTACCATAAAGAAGATATCGCCCAGCGCGTGGCTGAACTGACGCAGGGCGAAAAAGTCGGCGTGGTGTACGATTCGGTGGGTCAAAGTACCTGGCAGGCTTCACTCAATAGCCTCAAACGCCGTGGGCTGATGGTCAGCTTCGGCAACGCCTCCGGCCCGGTAACCGGCGTCGATCTGGCGCTGCTGAACCAGAAAGGTTCGTTGTACGTCACCCGCCCTTCGCTTAACGGCTATGTCACTAACCGCGACGAGTTGCAATTCGCCAGCAATGAACTGTTCTCGTTGATCGGCAGCGGCGCCATCAAGGTCGACGTAAAAGAAGAGCAAAAGTTTGCGCTGGCCGATGCGCAGCGTGCGCATGAAGTGCTGGAAAGCCGCAACACCAGCGGTTCAAGCCTGCTGATCCCCTGA